A region from the Musa acuminata AAA Group cultivar baxijiao chromosome BXJ1-10, Cavendish_Baxijiao_AAA, whole genome shotgun sequence genome encodes:
- the LOC103969574 gene encoding aquaporin NIP2-1: MASSTRPNSSNEIHDIDVVTAQNSYISPTLLHQKSLKEVFPPFLARKVVAETIATFLLVFATCGSAALSKSNPGLVSQLGASVAGGLIVTVMIYAVGHISGAHMNPAVTLAFAVARHFPWIQVPFYMAAQISGAMIASFVLRELLHPITDLGTTAPSDTAVKALVMEIVVTFCMMFVTSAVATDTKAVGELAGLAVGSSVCITSILAGPISGGSMNPARTLGPAVASSNYDSLWVYFLGPVLGTLSGACSYSFIRMTERQPQATAAQKLSSFKLRRLQSLEMASPTNNAFDNI, from the exons ATGGCTTCCTCCACAAGGCCTAATAGCTCCAATGAAATCCATGACATCGATGTAGTTACGGCTCAGAACTCCTACATCTCTCCGACTCTTCTTCACCAGAAGAGCCTTAAAGAAGTcttcccaccctttcttgcaagaAAG GTTGTAGCTGAGACGATCGCTACCTTTTTACTGGTATTTGCCACCTGCGGGTCCGCCGCGTTGAGCAAGAGCAACCCAGGCCTGGTCTCGCAGCTCGGGGCATCAGTCGCCGGAGGACTGATCGTGACGGTGATGATTTATGCCGTGGGGCACATCTCGGGCGCCCACATGAACCCTGCCGTCACGTTGGCCTTCGCCGTCGCCAGGCATTTTCCATGGATTCAG GTCCCCTTTTACATGGCTGCTCAGATCTCCGGCGCCATGATCGCTTCCTTCGTCCTCCGCGAGCTGCTGCACCCGATCACCGATCTCGGGACCACGGCGCCGTCGGATACGGCGGTGAAGGCACTGGTCATGGAAATCGTGGTGACCTTCTGCATGATGTTCGTCACGTCAGCGGTGGCGACGGACACCAAAGCT GTAGGAGAGTTGGCAGGGTTAGCTGTGGGTTCATCGGTGTGCATAACCTCCATTCTAGCTGG GCCGATATCTGGAGGATCGATGAACCCGGCGAGGACACTCGGACCGGCCGTCGCGAGCAGCAATTACGACTCGCTTTGGGTGTATTTTCTGGGCCCGGTGTTGGGCACCTTGTCAGGAGCATGCTCCTACAGTTTCATAAGGATGACCGAGAGGCAACCACAAGCCACTGCTGCACAGAAGCTATCCTCCTTCAAGCTCCGCCGCTTGCAGAGCCTGGAAATGGCGAGTCCTACCAACAACGCTTTCGATAACATTTAG
- the LOC103969575 gene encoding putative pentatricopeptide repeat-containing protein At1g74580, producing MGRTLLPKHVAAVIKHQKDPLRALEMFNSAASDDGFKHTLFTYKCMADKLGSHGEFKAMEDVISEMRMNLDNSSLEGVYVGAMRSYGRRGKVQAAVDTFERMDFYGCEPTVISYNAIMNVLVEFGHYDQAHKVYLRMLHKGIVPDIYTFTIRIKSFCRTRRPHAALRLLRNLPQRRCDANAVSYCTIIRGLYEEDCRCEACNLFEEMLSRKLCPDIVTFNKLIDVLCHKGNVLESYKLVAKVMKRGISLNLFTYNILIQGLCKDSKLSEAVSLLEEMGEGLTPDVITYNTLISGLCKSSKVVEAEQYLHKMANRGCLPDDFTYNTIIDGYCKMGRVQDACKLLKDALFKGFVPDRVTYCSLINGLCEEGDINRAFEVFDEAQRKLLKPDIIIYNSLIKGLSRQGLILQALEVMGEMFENGCSPDIWTYNIIINGLCKMGNVSDATVVLNDAIAKRYLPDVFTFNTLIDGYCKRLKVDKALEIVDRMWTHGIMPDAITYNSILNGLCKAGKTSDVIETFTEMVKKGCHPNIITYNILIENLCNANRVKEASDLLMKMTNEGLTPDTISFNTLIHGFCRNSDLDGAYDLFRKLKQDKFFPTIDTYNIMICAFSEKLNIHMAEKIYNEMIDKGCLPDTYTYSVLVNGFCRTGNTDRAYEFLIVMINKGFIPTMGTFGRVINCLSVTHRVHEAVGLIHIMVRSGVVPEVVHTIFSVDKREIAAPKILVEELMKKGHITYYAYELLYDAIRDKKLLRKQRQMKFREDIVLNQALN from the coding sequence ATGGGCCGCACTTTGCTGCCCAAACATGTAGCCGCCGTGATCAAGCACCAAAAGGACCCACTTCGGGCTCTCGAGATGTTCAATTCGGCGGCGAGTGACGATGGCTTCAAGCACACCCTCTTCACCTACAAGTGCATGGCGGACAAGCTCGGATCCCATGGAGAGTTCAAGGCCATGGAGGATGTAATCTCAGAGATGAGAATGAACCTCGACAACTCCTCGCTCGAAGGGGTATATGTGGGCGCCATGAGGAGCTACGGGCGACGAGGGAAGGTCCAGGCCGCGGTGGATACGTTCGAGAGGATGGATTTCTATGGCTGTGAGCCGACTGTTATATCTTACAATGCTATCATGAACGTTTTGGTCGAGTTCGGGCACTACGATCAAGCGCATAAAGTGTACCTCAGAATGCTCCACAAAGGAATTGTTCCCGACATTTACACCTTCACGATCAGGATCAAGTCGTTCTGTCGAACTCGACGACCGCACGCAGCCCTGAGGCTTCTGAGGAATCTGCCGCAGAGAAGGTGCGACGCCAATGCGGTTTCGTATTGCACCATCATCCGTGGGCTCTACGAGGAGGACTGTCGATGTGAGGCCTGCAATCTGTTTGAAGAAATGCTAAGTAGAAAACTATGCCCTGATATAGTTACATTTAACAAGCTTATAGATGTCCTCTGTCATAAAGGGAATGTTCTAGAAAGCTACAAGCTTGTTGCCAAGGTTATGAAGAGGGGCATTTCTCTAAACCTGTTCACTTACAATATACTAATCCAAGGTCTGTGTAAGGATAGTAAGTTGTCTGAGGCTGTTTCGTTGTTAGAGGAAATGGGTGAGGGTCTGACTCCGGATGTGATCACCTATAACACACTTATCTCTGGTTTATGCAAAAGTTCCAAGGTTGTCGAAGCTGAACAATATCTGCATAAGATGGCAAATCGAGGCTGCCTGCCGGATGATTTTACATATAATACAATCATTGATGGATATTGCAAAATGGGTCGCGTGCAAGATGCCTGTAAACTTCTAAAAGATGCACTTTTCAAGGGGTTTGTGCCAGACCGCGTGACTTATTGCTCTCTAATCAATGGGCTCTGCGAGGAAGGTGACATCAACAGGGCATTCGAGGTGTTTGATGAAGCTCAGCGTAAGCTTCTAAAACCTGACATTATTATCTACAATTCACTAATAAAGGGGCTGTCTCGGCAAGGCCTTATACTGCAGGCTTTGGAAGTCATGGGTGAGATGTTCGAAAATGGTTGTAGCCCTGATATTTGGACATATAACATCATCATAAACGGATTATGCAAGATGGGAAATGTTTCTGATGCAACTGTTGTTCTGAATGATGCTATAGCCAAACGATACCTTCCTGATGTTTTTACCTTCAATACATTGATCGATGGCTACTGCAAGCGACTGAAGGTGGATAAAGCTTTGGAAATAGTTGACAGGATGTGGACTCATGGTATTATGCCAGATGCTATCACGTACAATTCCATACTGAATGGCCTCTGCAAAGCTGGAAAAACATCTGATGTCATTGAAACTTTTACAGAGATGGTTAAGAAAGGATGTCATCCAAACATTATCACATACAACATACTCATAGAAAATCTGTGCAATGCCAATAGAGTAAAAGAAGCTTCTGATTTGCTTATGAAGATGACAAATGAAGGATTGACTCCAGATACCATTAGTTTTAACACATTGATACATGGATTCTGCAGGAACAGTGATCTTGATGGAGCCTATGATCTGTTCAGAAAATTGAAACAAGATAAGTTCTTTCCAACAATTGATACATATAACATTATGATCTGTGCATTTTCTGAGAAGCTGAACATTCATATGGCTGAGAAGATTTATAATGAGATGATCGACAAAGGCTGCTTGCCTGACACATACACTTACAGTGTCCTAGTCAATGGATTTTGTAGGACTGGAAATACTGACCGTGCTTATGAATTTCTGATAGTCATGATCAACAAAGGTTTCATTCCAACAATGGGAACATTTGGACGGGTAATAAACTGTCTTTCTGTAACCCACAGAGTTCATGAAGCTGTTGGCCTCATTCACATAATGGTGAGGAGTGGTGTTGTCCCAGAAGTAGTGCATACCATATTCAGTGTTGATAAAAGGGAAATAGCAGCTCCTAAGATTCTTGTGGAGGAGTTGATGAAAAAAGGTCATATAACTTATTATGCTTATGAACTGCTTTATGATGCAATAAGAGATAAAAAGTTATTGAGAAAGCAACGCCAAATGAAATTTCGTGAGGATATTGTACTTAATCAAGCTCTTAATTAG
- the LOC135581195 gene encoding large ribosomal subunit protein eL34-like: MVQRLTYRKRHSYATKSNQTRVVKTPGGRLVYQYTNKRASGPKCPVTGKRIQGIPHLRPAQYKRSRLSRNRRTVNRAYGGVLSGSAVRERIIRAFLVEEQKIVKKVLKIQKAKEKQASKS; this comes from the exons ATGGTGCAAAGATTAACGTATCGTAAGAGGCACAGCTATGCCACCAAATCGAATCAGACGAGGGTTGTCAAGACCCCAG GTGGGAGGCTTGTGTATCAGTACACGAACAAAAGGGCGAGTGGGCCGAAATGCCCTGTCACTGGCAAGAGAATCCAAGGA ATACCTCATCTAAGACCTGCTCAGTACAAGAGATCCAGGTTGTCCAGAAACCGGCGGACTGTGAATCGTGCTTATGGTGGAGTTTTATCTGGAAGTGCTGTTAGAGAAAG AATTATTCGAGCTTTTCTGGTTGAAGAGCAGAAGATTGTTAAGAAAGTTTTGAAGATCCAGAAGGCTAAAGAAAAGCAAGCCTCAAAGAGCTAG
- the LOC103969991 gene encoding uncharacterized protein LOC103969991 has product MEVRGVASTGNHLGSVLNKPSSHGFYTRMALFFGSCWFFVTDSLIWLFSFVAMHLFRIRKDNNAQGVDLKVSSMHDSTRVEPFPQVGDSYIREEKESPSLSFKFQYQFSDHHKLGEEQLLRPVANEASLKTSIRKYHFLSEKDYAGLMEEPEAKTCSVRASYVQLGLFSLYDDENISGELSTGFESSKSCHLPCDTVHTIDKLDGIREEKFSNVARLEEENTKSSSETNLPSEFERTDQAKFVSEEFSGFDSDTESLSASDGYSVKDLIVDSDSDDLLSEYNHGAETTRASIDGAVYKIKHSEGIRRLEEAQPQLTRDYDSESVSVIGKHSFTGDQRRHANISLDENSLENESGSPQPEQNGLTNRGEAGSNQVRRLDESKLPTSNALQMELMEYNEDELRGTKKQRNLIKGSDDISRHEDEGEKNADSKDGVEAITNEKLELSKGYDVSLDGFLGQEDDGKLIAELDELTQEEEFERKDNVRKKSKEDKKTEMKDLDDEDCDELESLWEHQDLIEQLKMELRRVRAIGLPTIPEASETPRAINDLKLRKMDEKFLHEDPMDELHKFYKCYRERMRKFDILNYQKMYAIGLLQLKDPLLSMGSQKSLLPKITSILSQSFWACSRQSGISPSEKFIKELQHDLEVVYVGQTCLSWEFLRWQYEKARQLPECDPYRSHQYNRVAVEFQQFQVMMQRFIEDEAFQGLRLPNYVKHRCAVENLLLVPVIREDSSKEKMEDQGDGNYIVTSEILEDIMEESIRIFWEFVKADKDETPGILKGLMGTHVELQDAADSELMTDIHSNLHKKEKKLKDILRTGNCLVKKFKKPKEDRSNQDIFFSQVDLKLVARVLRMSTISTDQLVWCHAKLSSITFTERKVQRESSFMLFPCW; this is encoded by the exons TGGAAGTCCGAGGAGTTGCTTCTACCGGTAACCATCTCGGTTCTGTTCTTAACAAGCCATCGAGTCACGGTTTTTACACAAGGATGGCTCTCTTTTTTGGCTCCTGCTGGTTCTTCGTCACCGATTCTTTGATTTGGTTGTTCAGTTTCGTTGCCATGCATCTCTTCAG AATTAGGAAAGACAATAACGCTCAGGGAGTTGACCTCAAAGTTTCCTCGATGCATGATTCGACGAGAGTGGAGCCATTTCCCCAAGTCGGTGACTCATATATTAGAGAGGAGAAAGAATCTCCAAGTTTGAGTTTTAAGTTCCAGTATCAGTTCTCCGATCATCATAAACTCGGTGAGGAACAACTGCTGCGACCGGTTGCGAATGAGGCATCTCTGAAGACTAGCATTCGCAAATATCACTTCTTGTCTGAGAAAGATTATGCCGGTCTCATGGAAGAACCAGAAGCCAAAACTTGCAGTGTCCGAGCGTCTTATGTTCAACTCGGCCTTTTCTCTTTGTATGATGACGAGAATATTAGTGGCGAGCTAAGTACTGGTTTTGAATCATCTAAAAGTTGTCACCTACCATGCGATACAGTGCACACGATTGATAAGCTGGATGGGATCAGAGAAGAGAAATTTTCTAATGTTGCGCGGTTGGAGGAGGAGAACACCAAAAGTAGTTCTGAAACTAATTTACCAAGTGAATTTGAAAGAACCGATCAAGCAAAGTTTGTGTCGGAGGAGTTTTCTGGCTTTGATTCCGACACCGAATCCTTAAGTGCAAGTGATGGTTATTCCGTGAAGGACCTCATCGTTGATTCAGATAGTGATGACTTGTTGTCCGAGTATAATCATGGAGCAGAAACCACACGAGCTTCCATTGATGGCGCTGTATACAAAATAAAGCACTCGGAAGGTATCAGAAGACTGGAAGAAGCACAGCCACAACTCACTCGTGATTATGATTCAGAATCTGTTTCTGTAATCGGTAAACATTCTTTCACTGGTGATCAGAGAAGACATGCAAACATCAGCCTAGATGAAAATTCTCTAGAAAATGAATCAGGCAGCCCCCAACCTGAGCAAAATGGGTTGACGAATCGTGGGGAAGCTGGATCAAATCAAGTTCGGAGGCTTGATGAATCAAAACTGCCGACTTCAAATGCCTTGCAAATGGAACTTATGGAATATAACGAGGATGAGCTTCGCGGAACTAAAAAGCAGAGAAATCTCATAAAAGGTTCTGACGACATCAGCAGACATGAGGATGAGGGTGAAAAAAATGCAGATAGCAAAGATGGCGTTGAAGCTATCACAAACGAAAAGTTGGAGCTTTCAAAAGGATATGATGTTTCCCTTGACGGGTTTCTCGGACAAGAGGATGATGGTAAGCTCATAGCAGAATTGGATGAACTGACACAGGAAGAAGAGTTTGAAAGGAAAGATAATGTACGAAAGAAAAGCAAGGAGGACAAAAAGACAGAGATGAAAGATTTGGACGATGAGGATTGCGATGAGTTGGAGTCTCTCTGGGAACATCAAGATCTAATAGAACAGCTCAAAATGGAACTGAGAAGAGTGAGGGCCATCGGTCTGCCGACCATCCCAGAGGCATCAGAAACGCCCAGAGCGATCAATGATCTGAAACTACGGAAGATGGATGAGAAGTTTCTGCATGAGGACCCCATGGATGAGCTACACAAGTTCTACAAGTGTTATAGAGAGAGGATGAGGAAATTTGACATCTTAAACTATCAAAAAATGTATGCCATAG GCTTACTCCAGCTGAAGGACCCCCTTCTGTCAATGGGATCACAAAAGTCCCTACTTCCCAAGATCACATCCATTCTTTCTCAAAGTTTCTGGGCCTGTAGTCGTCAATCTGGTATCAGTCCATCGGAGAAGTTCATCAAGGAGCTACAACATGACTTGGAAGTGGTTTATGTTGGGCAAACATGCCTTTCATGGGAGTTTTTGCGTTGGCAGTACGAGAAAGCGCGGCAGCTACCAGAATGTGATCCGTATCGGAGCCATCAGTACAACCGAGTGGCTGTAGAATTCCAACAGTTTCAGGTGATGATGCAAAGGTTTATAGAGGATGAGGCTTTTCAAGGGCTGAGATTACCCAATTATGTTAAACATAGATGTGCTGTTGAGAATCTTCTCCTAGTGCCAGTCATAAGAG AGGATAGCTCCAAGGAGAAGATGGAGGATCAAGGCGATGGTAATTATATTGTTACTAGTGAAATACTAGAAGACATCATGGAGGAGTCCATTAGGATCTTTTGGGAATTCGTCAAGGCAGACAAGGATGAAACTCCAGGGATTCTGAAGGGTTTGATGGGAACTCATGTTGAACTGCAGGATGCAGCAGATTCTGAGCTCATGACAGACATCCACTCCAATTTGCACAAG aaagaaaagaaactaaAAGACATTTTACGAACCGGTAATTGCCTTGTCAAGAAGTTCAAAAAGCCTAAAGAAGACAGATCTAATCAGGATATCTTCTTCTCTCAAGTAGACCTCAAGCTGGTAGCAAGAGTACTCAGAATGTCAACAATTTCAACTGATCAGCTCGTGTGGTGTCATGCAAAATTGAGCAGTATAACATTCACAGAGAGAAAAGTTCAGAGAGAGTcttcttttatgctcttcccatgCTGGTAG